In the Armatimonadia bacterium genome, GCACACGACTCCTGCGCCTCGCGCAGTCAGGTGAGTATGCCGGTGTCGCGAACATCGCCCACACCTCCTACCTGGGGCTGTACCCACGAGCTGAGGTCCGCTTCGAGGACCCGGAGCTTCCGATCGAGGTACAGCTTCAGGCCTACTCGCCGCTGATCCCCCGCAAGGTCAAGGACTCCTCGCTTCCCGTCGCCTTCCTCGACTACACGCTCCACAACCCGACCACAGCGCCGGTGGAGGCTGCACTGGTGCTCTCGTGGGAAAACCTCCTGGGCTTCGGCGGTCGCAGGGAAGTGAAGTGGGATTCTGCGGAGGGCAACTCCGAATCGCCGCTGCGGGTCGGGGTCATGCAGGGGCTGCGCTTCAGCACCACCCAGTCGTACCCGGGGATGCAGCAGAACACCGTGGGTGAGTACTTCCTGGGCGTGGAGGCGGAGGGCGTCAAGGTCACGCTCTGCCCCACCTGGGATAGCGGCTCGGAGAGTATTGGGTTCTACCCCTCCTTTGCGGCGACCGGACAACTTGCACCCCTGGTAAAGAAGGAACTCAAAGGGCGACCGGCCGGCGCGGTCTGTGCTTCGGTCATGCTGGCGCCGGGCGAGACACGTGTGCTGCGGTTTCTCCTCGCCTGGGACATGCCCTGGTTCCGCATGGACCGTGAGGAGAAGGGACCCACCGGGCGGTTCCTCGAGCACGCCGACGCAGGTCGTGCCGCCTGTGACGGTGACCTGAAGACTCGATGGACGAGCAACTCGCGGCCGATGAGGTCCGGTGACCAGTTCAGTCTCGACCTGGGTTCCGCTGTGCCGGTTCAGGGCGTGGTGCTGGACTCCTCGCCGTCGCCGAACGACTACCCGCGGGGCTATGTGATCGAGGTCTCGACCGACGGACAGACCTGGAAAACCGTAGCCGAGGCAACCCGCGAGGAAGCAGAGGCGGCACAACAGGCAGCGGTCTTGACCGTGCGCTTCTCCCCCACTGTCGCCCGGTATCTGCGCATCACCAACCAGGGCGACGAGACGACCTGGTACTGGTCGATTCACGAGGTACGAGTGCTCGGTCCCGAGGGCCCCGTGGACCTCACGAGAGCCAGGACGTCGGATCGTGTCGCTGAGGTCGCGACGCGGCGGCACATGGAGGACGCCGGCCACTACCACAGCAACAGCTTCGCCGGTGTGGCCGAGATCGTTGCCTATGCGCAGGCACAGCGTGAGCGGCTTCTGCGCGAGACCCGGGAGTGGCAGGACCAGATCAGCGCCTCGAACCTGCCCTTCTGGCTCAAACTCAAGCTCATCAACTGCGCCTTCACGATGTACTCCGACACGGTGCTCACGCGGGACGGCCGGTTCGCGGTCATGGAAAGCCCGATCGACATGAACGGAGCGCTGGGGACGATGGACCAGCGGATGGCCGCCCATGCCTTCTACACGCAGATGTACCCGGAGCTGGACAAGGGCGAGCTTGACCTCTTCCTGCAGTGTCAGCAGCCGGACGGCCGGGTCACGCACTTCGACGGCAACTTCCACGAGGTGATCGGCGACCCGGCCGTGGGCTATGGTGTCACCGACTGGCCCGACCTCTCCTCAGCCTGGGTCCTGCAGGTGCTCAAGGAGTACCGCTGGACGGGAGACCGCGCCTTCCTGGACAAGTGTTGGCCGGGCGTCAAGAAGGCCCTCGCGTGGCTGCAGAGCGCGGACAAGGACGGAGACCTGATCCCCGAAGGCGGCAGCACCTACGACTACGAGCAGCTTCCGCGCGGCGCCTTCGTGTACTCGGCGAGCTGCTATCTGGGCGCACTCCTTGGGGCTGAGGCGATTGCGCAGGTCGAGGGAGACGCTGGCCTTGCGCATGCCTACCGCGACCGCTTTGAGGCTGTGCAGCGGTCCGTGATGAAGCGGCTGTGGAACGGTCGCTTCTTCATGAAGTGGCGGTCAGGAACTACGGAGGCGGTGAATCCGAACAGCTTCGTCGCCGCCCTCGCCGGAGACTGGCTCGCGCATCTGTGCGGGCTTCGGGACACCTTGCCGCGCACGATCCTGGACCGCGAGACCGAGCAGCTTCTCGCGCGTCACCTCAAGGCCTTCTTCCCTGTGCCGCCGATGGAGGTTACGGAGGACGGCCGCCTTGCGACCGGCTCCTGCTTCATGCTCCAGCATGAGCCGTACCTGGGCTGCGAAGCGCTCTATCGAGGTTTCGCGGACGATGGTCTGGAAGTGCTGCGCCGGGTGTACTACTGCGCCTGGGAGAAGAACCGCAACCCCTGGGAGCAGTCGCTGTGCTACGCGGCGCCGGGCGGGGCTCAGGGCGGCCTGCGCACCTACATGACCTGCCCGACGACCTACCATGTCCTCAACGCCCTGTCGGGGGTCACGCTCAACGTGCCCGCAGAGACGCTGTTCGTGTCGCCAAGGCTGCCCAGCGGTCTTCAGGAGTTGCACCTGCCGGTCTTCCTGGCCGACTTCTGGGGCTGGCTGGACTACATGCCGGCGAAGCACCTGCTGCGATTCACGGTCACCAAGACCTTCGGGGATGCTCAGCACGAATTCACGACGGTGGCGCGGGATGGGAACGCGACGCACCTGTTGCTGCCCGCGGTCTTCAAGGCTCAGACCGGCGCCGTCCTGGACCTTTCGCCCTGGATCACGACGCTGGCACCCTTCCCCACCTCTCGCCAGGTGACTGTGACCGTGCCAAAGCCAAGTCCGGCGCAGCGTCCCGGTCTGTCGCCGGTGGGCTGGCAGGCGACGGCGATCAGTCCCGCGGGATCTCAGGGGTCTGCCACGGAGCCGCAACTGGCCTTCGACGGTGACCTGACGACGCGCTGGACGACCGGCCGAGGGATGAAGCCCGGTGACTGGTTTGTGGTCGATCTCGGGCACCCGGAGCGGATCAACCGCGTCTGGGCCGACGTGGCCGCTTCACCGATGGACTACCCTCGCGGGTACGAGATCGCGGTATCGTTGGAAGGGACGCAGTGGAGGACGGTGGTGGAGGCAGACGAGGGGACTTCGCGCCGGTCGGTACGACATGGGGTGTGGCGGGCGAGCTTCGATGCGGTCGAAGCCCGGTTCGTGAGGATCACGCAGAGAGGTTCGCACGACCATTGGTGGTGGTCGATGCATGAGCTGTACGTGCTCCCCGAGAGCTACCAGGCGCCGATCAGCTCATCCGAACTCAACGTCCAGAAGAAGCGAGCCGGCAAGTAGCCGGGGCTTCTCAGCCGCGGCAGGGACCGCGGTAGAGTCGCGAGCCACCGTAGGCCTGCGCGATCTCGGCGAGGTGATCGGCGTCACGCCGGAGTTGGCCCCTGCGGTTGTGGCCGAGGAACTTGCCGAGGGACTCGTCCTCGATGTTGAGTCCTCCGCTGTAGCCGGCTTCCCACAGGAGGCGGGCCAATCGTCGGTGGTCGACGTCGCCATCGGGGATCGGGCACACGTGCTCACCATAGCCCCAGCCGGGCTGCCGGGAGACCTCTCGGCGCTCGGGCTCGAAGCTGAGGTTCTTGCAGTGCACGTGCTTGACATAGGGCGCGAAGTGCTCGGCCATGGTGTAGACCTGCTGCAGCGGCATTCCGGCCCAGTAGAAGTTCGCGGTGTCGAGGGTGAGGCCGACTCGCGGTGAGGCAACGGCGTCGAGCACCCTCTGGAGCCATTGCGGATCGTTGCCCTGGTATCCGTGGTTTTCGATCCCCAGAGGAACCTGCGTGTCTGGAACCCTCTGCAGCACCTTCAGCACGGCCTTGGCGTAGATACCGGCCCGCTCGGTGAGGGATAGCTCCTGCTGGCCGGTCATCACGGCGTCGATTCGGACCGCATCGACGCCCAGGGCTGCTCCCAGGCGGATCCCGGCCGCCACCCACTCGATTTCGGCCTCCAGGTCGACCGCATGGAAGTTGTTGGCCAGAAGCAGCCCCGAGATGTGGATACCCTCCTGCGCGTAGGCATGGCGCAAGGTCGTCAGGGAAGCGTCCTCGACGAGGCGTAAGCGCGGCTCGTCAAGCACCTTGCCCGGCATCGGAAGGCTCAGGTCACGGCCCAGTGCCAGCTCAATCGCATCGAGCTCGAGGTCGCGCAGGCCCTCCAGAAGGGTCGCGTAGCCTGCCTGTCGCAGGGTCATGTCGCGAACAGCCACGTACATGATGGGTTCCTCGCCTGGATTGCGGATTCGTCGCCTCTGGTTAGCGGCGACGAGACGGCTTTGCATCAAAGGGCCGTCGGAGAAGGCGCCAGAGCAGTCCGGGAAGGGCAACGATGGCCGCCACGATGGCCGTGGCCACGACTGCCAGGGCCAGGACAGAGAACAGCCAGCGCAGCGCCTGCACCGTCACTGTCGAATACCACTTCCAGGCCGCGGAGGCCGGGTGCCCCAGTCCCAGGTAGAGCGTGATGCCGACCACCAGAAGGGACACAAGCGTCACGGGCACCAGACTGCGGCGGAAGTCGGTGTCGCTGGGCGCCATCTCGGCCCCGATGGAGAAGCCGAGATACAGGAACAGGTAGGTGCGCCAACTCTCCCGGTCCAGCGCCAGGAGGGTCTTCCTGACGGTACCGATCAGGAAGCTCAGCGCGCCGGCCTCCACCCCATTCCCAGCTCGCACGATGTCAAGGCCCAGCAGGACCGCCAGCCCGTCCAGAAACAGGACGCCTACCAACATGGGAGCCAGGGCAGCAGCAGCCGTCGCCAGCCAGGGTGAGGCCAAAGGACTCCAGGGCTTGCCGGGCTGACAGAGTCCGCGCCCCTTGGGGTCGGTTACGGTGACCTCGAAGCGCTTGACCCGAAAGCCGAAGAGCACGTAGCCCAGGGCGTGGCTCAGCTCATGGACGAAGTTGCCCGGCAGCCGCAGCCAGCGGACCCACCATCCACCGCCCTGACCTCTACCTGCCACGGACTGAAGCCCCAGCACAAAGAGGATACGGGACAGGCAGTAGAGAATCAGTACTTCGACGGTGACGATCAGGACCATTTCTGTCAGCACGGCAGGGCGCATGGCGGGCATTATAGGCCAAAGCCGGGACCACGGGAAGTGCCGCCCGGCGGCTGGATAGTGCCCTCGGCACAGCAACCAGGGAGGGACGCCAGACTGTAGACCAGACCATACCCGGTGACGCGACAGCTTAGTCTGTGACTTATACGAACGGCAACAGCACACGGGTCCGTCCCAGTGACGGCGAAGGTTTTGCGAACCACATCACCGCGAACTGAGAGGGAAGCTGCATGAAGGTTACCGTCGTCGGAGCAGGCAATGTCGGAGCCACTTGCGCACAGCGCATTCTCGAGTCGCACCTGGCGGACGTGTACCTGGTCGACAGCGCACCGGGTCTCGCCGCCGGGAAGGCCCTGGATCTGGCTGAGGCGGCACCAGTGGTCGGGTACAGTTGCCGCGTCACAGGTGGCGAGGACTACGGTCCTGTCGAGGGGTCTGACCTCGTCGTCATCACCGCCGGCGTTCCGCGTCGCCCGGGCATGTCACGCAGTGACCTGCTGGCGACCAATGGCGAGATCGCGCGAAGGGTCGTTACCCAGGTCATGGAGCGCGCGCCGGGGACCATGCTGCTGATGGTCGCCAACCCGCTCGACGTGACCACCCATATCGCAGCGGAGACCTCCGGCCTTCCCCGCGAGCGCGTCTTCGGCATGGCCGGTGTGCTGGATACCGCACGTTTCCAGACCTTCATCGCCCTGGAGCTCGGCTGCTCGCCCCAGAACGTGATGGCGATGGTTCTGGGTGGTCACGGCGACAGCATGGTTCCTCTGCCCCGTCACGCGAGCGTCAGCGGGATTCCGGTCACGGACCTGATCGGGCCGGACCGTATTGAGCAGATTGTGCAGCGTACTCGCGACGGCGGCGCGGAGATCGTGAACCTGCTCAAG is a window encoding:
- a CDS encoding GH116 family glycosyl-hydrolase; the encoded protein is MSPRLLPALFVCLVVASSASADFDPATGRISDARWKSGVPLGGIGVGAVEVLTDGAFGRATINHNWDRPTGLLRGSFAAVWAKSGDRTCTRLLRLAQSGEYAGVANIAHTSYLGLYPRAEVRFEDPELPIEVQLQAYSPLIPRKVKDSSLPVAFLDYTLHNPTTAPVEAALVLSWENLLGFGGRREVKWDSAEGNSESPLRVGVMQGLRFSTTQSYPGMQQNTVGEYFLGVEAEGVKVTLCPTWDSGSESIGFYPSFAATGQLAPLVKKELKGRPAGAVCASVMLAPGETRVLRFLLAWDMPWFRMDREEKGPTGRFLEHADAGRAACDGDLKTRWTSNSRPMRSGDQFSLDLGSAVPVQGVVLDSSPSPNDYPRGYVIEVSTDGQTWKTVAEATREEAEAAQQAAVLTVRFSPTVARYLRITNQGDETTWYWSIHEVRVLGPEGPVDLTRARTSDRVAEVATRRHMEDAGHYHSNSFAGVAEIVAYAQAQRERLLRETREWQDQISASNLPFWLKLKLINCAFTMYSDTVLTRDGRFAVMESPIDMNGALGTMDQRMAAHAFYTQMYPELDKGELDLFLQCQQPDGRVTHFDGNFHEVIGDPAVGYGVTDWPDLSSAWVLQVLKEYRWTGDRAFLDKCWPGVKKALAWLQSADKDGDLIPEGGSTYDYEQLPRGAFVYSASCYLGALLGAEAIAQVEGDAGLAHAYRDRFEAVQRSVMKRLWNGRFFMKWRSGTTEAVNPNSFVAALAGDWLAHLCGLRDTLPRTILDRETEQLLARHLKAFFPVPPMEVTEDGRLATGSCFMLQHEPYLGCEALYRGFADDGLEVLRRVYYCAWEKNRNPWEQSLCYAAPGGAQGGLRTYMTCPTTYHVLNALSGVTLNVPAETLFVSPRLPSGLQELHLPVFLADFWGWLDYMPAKHLLRFTVTKTFGDAQHEFTTVARDGNATHLLLPAVFKAQTGAVLDLSPWITTLAPFPTSRQVTVTVPKPSPAQRPGLSPVGWQATAISPAGSQGSATEPQLAFDGDLTTRWTTGRGMKPGDWFVVDLGHPERINRVWADVAASPMDYPRGYEIAVSLEGTQWRTVVEADEGTSRRSVRHGVWRASFDAVEARFVRITQRGSHDHWWWSMHELYVLPESYQAPISSSELNVQKKRAGK
- the mdh gene encoding malate dehydrogenase produces the protein MKVTVVGAGNVGATCAQRILESHLADVYLVDSAPGLAAGKALDLAEAAPVVGYSCRVTGGEDYGPVEGSDLVVITAGVPRRPGMSRSDLLATNGEIARRVVTQVMERAPGTMLLMVANPLDVTTHIAAETSGLPRERVFGMAGVLDTARFQTFIALELGCSPQNVMAMVLGGHGDSMVPLPRHASVSGIPVTDLIGPDRIEQIVQRTRDGGAEIVNLLKTGSAFYAPAASVVQMVSAVLRDEKRVLPTCVRLEGEYGLKDVFLGVPAKLGRGGIEKVVEVSLDAEEQAALEASAQIVRETIEAWAATQGS
- a CDS encoding sugar phosphate isomerase/epimerase family protein, with protein sequence MYVAVRDMTLRQAGYATLLEGLRDLELDAIELALGRDLSLPMPGKVLDEPRLRLVEDASLTTLRHAYAQEGIHISGLLLANNFHAVDLEAEIEWVAAGIRLGAALGVDAVRIDAVMTGQQELSLTERAGIYAKAVLKVLQRVPDTQVPLGIENHGYQGNDPQWLQRVLDAVASPRVGLTLDTANFYWAGMPLQQVYTMAEHFAPYVKHVHCKNLSFEPERREVSRQPGWGYGEHVCPIPDGDVDHRRLARLLWEAGYSGGLNIEDESLGKFLGHNRRGQLRRDADHLAEIAQAYGGSRLYRGPCRG